The stretch of DNA TTGCTAACACCAATGTCGCAATTGACGTTGCTAATAATTTTTGTTGCCATGACGATAAACTAATTAAAGTGGTAATAAACGTTGGATAATAGGACGTAGCTTGCTGCATAATAAATTAATTCCTTAAACAATAAACAGCTTTTTATCATGCATGATCCCTTTTAACTTGTAAACGATTTTAATTTATTTAAGTTTACATATAGGGTAAATATCAATATATCGTAGATTTTTTTAAAAAGAAAAAAATTAATATCAGTCACTTAGTTAACTAGGTAATAGTCAAAAAAAATTATCGTGTTAAAATGCATCAAATAAAAATAAATAATCATAAAATAAATAACATAAGATGTTATCTGGATGAAGGGAGTATTCCATGGCCACAGAGCTGAGTCATGCCTTAAACACATTCGCCAGTGAGTTAATCGGCGGACGTAATAATCGTTATAGCTTAAGTATTACCGATATGCTATCACCGATATCCGTGTTATCAATCCAAGGTCATGAGCAGCTTAATCAGCCATGGCATTATGCCATCACCTTCACCAGCCGTGATAAACAAATTCGTATTAGCTCGGCGCTCAGCCAATCTGCGTCACTGGCTTTTTTAGCCCCCAATTTTACCCCGCAAGTTACGCAAATCAGCTCCCTTGATAAACCGGCAACAAACCGCACCTTATATGGCGTTGTTACCGAGTTTAGTCAGTTATCGGTTAATAAAGACGAAGCCCATTATCGAGTGGTCTTGCAGCCACGGCTGGCCCTGTTTGCAAACGACCATTACAGCGCGATTTACCAAAACCAAAGCGTGGTTAGCGTGGTTGAAGAGGTGCTGCGCCGGCATGGTTTTACCGGCGTTGATTACCGCCTAGAGCTTAAAGATAGTTACCCAGCGCGCGAGTTTATTACCCAGTGGCAAGAGAGCGACCTTGCGTTTATTCAGCGGCTACTTGCCGATGTTGGCATATGGTTTCGCTTTGAAAGCCATAGCGAGCATCACTGCGATGTGCTGGTACTCAGTGATTACGAGCAAGGCTTTGACGATGCAGGGAGTATTGGTTACACCTTGCCAAGTGGTATGGTTGATAAAGCCCGTGATAGTGTGTGGGATTTACAGTTTCAAAGTCACAGTGTGCCACGTCAAGTGATGGTGCAAGACGATAACTACCGTCAGGCACAAACTGATATGTACTCGCTGGTTAACAGCCAGCCAAAAGTGACCACCACCTCAGGCACTGATTACCGTTATGGTGAGCACTTTAAAAGCAAAGGTGATATCAGTATTATTGAAAGTGGCAGTTGGTATGCCGCTATCCGCCATCAGCAGCACATCAGTGAGCAAATACTTATCCGCGGTAAATGTAATGACTACCACTTAACCGCTGGGCAGCGTATCATTGTCACCGGTAGCCCGATGAACGGGATTAGTGAAGGGATTATTATCTTATCGACCGAGTCCTACGGTGACCGCAGTGAGTCGTATCAAATACAATTTACCGCCATTCCCTACAACGTATTAAAGCCGTATCGCCCACAGCCCCTACCGTGGCCACAAGTCAGTGGCACCTTGCCTGCACGGGTAACCAGCCCTGATAATGACACCTATGGTTATATTGATACCCAAGGCCGTTACCGAGTTAAATTTGATTTTGACTTAAAAACCTGGCGCAGCGGTGAAGAAAGTTTATGGGTACGACTTGCTAAGCCCTATGCCGGTGATACTTACGGTTTTCACTTTCCGTTAATCGATGGTACTGGGGTTGCTATTGCGTTCACGGGTGGTAATCCCGATAGGCCGTATATTGCCCACAGCTTACATGACAGTAATCACCCTGACCATGTGACAACTGCCAACAAACACCGCAATGTGCTTAGAACGCCGGCCAATAATAAACTGCGTATGGATGATAAGCGCGGCCAAGAACATATAAAACTTGCAACCGAATACGGCAAAACTCAGCTCAATATTGGTCACTTAGTTAACCAAAATAAAGAGCAGCGCGGTGAAGGCTTTGAGCTACGCACTGATGAATGGGGCGCGATAGCGGCCAACAAAGGCTTATACCTAACCGCGCAAAGCGAACCGAAAGCCCAAGGCCAGCAGCTTGATATGCAAGGCGCCATTACCCAGCTTGAAAATGCCTTATCGATTGCCAAAGCGCTACAAAATGCGGCAAGCACCGCACAGGCGCACCAAGCTGACACGAGCAGCCAAGAACAGCTACAAAGCGCACTCAAAGAGTTAACGCAGGCAGGCATTATTGCCTATGCACCTGAGGGCATTGCCTTAACCAGTGATGAAAATATTCAGTTATCAAGCAGTAACAGCCTTAGCTTAACCAGTGAGCAGCAAACTGATATTAGCGCACTAAAAAACATTACCTTAGCGTCATCGGAAGCGGTTGGTATATTCGCCCATAAAGCGGGCATAAAGCTATTTGCCAATCAAGGCAACGTTGAGCTGCAAGCGCAAAACGACGCGATGGATATTGCGGCTAAGCAAGATATTAAAATTGATAGTGTTGATGGCAAAGTCACTATCACAGCACTTAACGGCATTAGCTTACTAGCTGGTGGCTCATATATTAAAATCAATGGTCAAGGTATTGATCTTGGTTCATCATCAAATGTCACCATTAAAGCGGTGGCACTGCAAAAAATGGGACCGGCGACATTAAATGCGCCAGTACTTAACTTACCTAATAGCAATGGTTGTAGTGAGTTTTTTATTTTAACCGACCACGAAACAGGTGAGCCTTTAGCCTTTTATCCTTATAATATTGAGGTAAATGGGCAAACTCTTGCTGGTATAACCGATGCGAGGGGGCGAACCCAACGTATTTTTACTGACGAGCCACAAACAATTACTGGCACGCCGCAAGAAAACACCCCAAAAGAAACCTTTGCAACAAGGCATATTGCCAGTGGTAAACGGGTATCCCTTAATTTTAATGAATCTTAGGAATAAAGATAATGAATAAAGGTTCAGGTAAGTTTACAACAGCTAAACCCTCTTCGGCAGGCAGCAAATCCATTTCAACCAGCTATGATGCCTCCGGCACGATGTTGCCAGTCGTGCATCCAGTGGATATCGTCTATTTATGCCATAAAATGGAAGCAGCGAAAAACAATCCTTATATTGCCAAAAATATGACGCCGCGTTACCAACGTCAAGTGACGAAATGGATCAGGCAAGATGCCGTCAATTTTGGTTATCAATTTCCGTACTGTGGTGAGGTTGGCTATAATATGACCACTATTCCGCCGACGGCATTAACCAGCCAAAATG from Orbaceae bacterium lpD04 encodes:
- the vgrG gene encoding type VI secretion system tip protein VgrG translates to MATELSHALNTFASELIGGRNNRYSLSITDMLSPISVLSIQGHEQLNQPWHYAITFTSRDKQIRISSALSQSASLAFLAPNFTPQVTQISSLDKPATNRTLYGVVTEFSQLSVNKDEAHYRVVLQPRLALFANDHYSAIYQNQSVVSVVEEVLRRHGFTGVDYRLELKDSYPAREFITQWQESDLAFIQRLLADVGIWFRFESHSEHHCDVLVLSDYEQGFDDAGSIGYTLPSGMVDKARDSVWDLQFQSHSVPRQVMVQDDNYRQAQTDMYSLVNSQPKVTTTSGTDYRYGEHFKSKGDISIIESGSWYAAIRHQQHISEQILIRGKCNDYHLTAGQRIIVTGSPMNGISEGIIILSTESYGDRSESYQIQFTAIPYNVLKPYRPQPLPWPQVSGTLPARVTSPDNDTYGYIDTQGRYRVKFDFDLKTWRSGEESLWVRLAKPYAGDTYGFHFPLIDGTGVAIAFTGGNPDRPYIAHSLHDSNHPDHVTTANKHRNVLRTPANNKLRMDDKRGQEHIKLATEYGKTQLNIGHLVNQNKEQRGEGFELRTDEWGAIAANKGLYLTAQSEPKAQGQQLDMQGAITQLENALSIAKALQNAASTAQAHQADTSSQEQLQSALKELTQAGIIAYAPEGIALTSDENIQLSSSNSLSLTSEQQTDISALKNITLASSEAVGIFAHKAGIKLFANQGNVELQAQNDAMDIAAKQDIKIDSVDGKVTITALNGISLLAGGSYIKINGQGIDLGSSSNVTIKAVALQKMGPATLNAPVLNLPNSNGCSEFFILTDHETGEPLAFYPYNIEVNGQTLAGITDARGRTQRIFTDEPQTITGTPQENTPKETFATRHIASGKRVSLNFNES